A genome region from Rattus norvegicus strain BN/NHsdMcwi chromosome 17, GRCr8, whole genome shotgun sequence includes the following:
- the St8sia6 gene encoding alpha-2,8-sialyltransferase 8F isoform X3 gives MTYEVESKKQIPIRENIFHMFPVSQPFVDYPYNQCAVVGNGGILNKSLCGAEIDKSDFVFRCNLPPITGSASQDVGSKTNLVTVNPSIITLKYKNLKEKKARFLEDISAYGDAFLLLPAFSYRVNTGISFKVYQTLKESKVRQKVLFFHPRYLRHLALFWRTKGVTAYRLSTGLMIASIAVELCENVTLYGFWPFSKTVEEIPLSHHYYDNKLPKHGFHQMPKEYSQMLQLHMKGILKLQFSKCEAA, from the exons tcaCAGCCTTTTGTGGACTATCCCTACAACCAGTGTGCAGTGGTTGGCAATGGGGGAATTCTGAACAAGTCTCTCTGTGGAGCAGAAATTGACAAGTCTGACTTCGTCTTCAG GTGTAACCTCCCCCCCATCACAGGGAGTGCTAGTCAAGATGTTGGAAGCAAAACGAATCTTGTGACTGTCAATCCCAGCATCATAACCCTGAA atACAAGAAtttgaaggagaagaaagcacgGTTTCTGGAGGATATTTCCGCCTATGGGGACGCATTCCTCCTTTTGCCAGCCTTTTCCTATCGGGTCAACACCGGCATCTCTTTTAAAGTCTACCAAACACTCAAAGAGTCTAAAGTGAGGCAAaaggttctcttcttccaccccaGGTACCTGAGACACCTCGCTCTTTTCTGGAGAACTAAAGGGGTGACTGCGTACCGCTTGTCCACGGGCTTGATGATCGCGAGCATCGCGGTGGAACTGTGTGAAAATGTCACGCTCTACGGATTCTGGCCGTTCTCTAAGACCGTCGAAGAAATTCCTCTGAGCCACCACTACTATGACAACAAGCTACCTAAGCACGGTTTCCACCAGATGCCTAAGGAATACAGCCAAATGCTCCAGCTCCATATGAAAGGGATCCTCAAACTGCAGTTCAGCAAATGTGAAGCCGCTTAG